The following are from one region of the Pygocentrus nattereri isolate fPygNat1 chromosome 20, fPygNat1.pri, whole genome shotgun sequence genome:
- the LOC119261540 gene encoding gastrula zinc finger protein XlCGF49.1-like, producing MSSMGCFGNQQASSDTLHMNTSHRQTQKHSKERTHYCLECGKSFIQQSHLKIHQRFHTGERPYHCSVCGKNFTVQSHLQQHHRIHTGEKPYYCLECGKSFNRQSNLQEHQRIHAGEKPYQCFECGKSFNRQSHLQKHQRIHTGEKPYHCLECGKSFSHQSHLKQHQRIHTGEKPYHCSVCGKSFNQQGHLQEHQRIHTGEKPYYCSECGKSFNRQSSFQEHQRIHTGEKPYYCSECGKSFRHSKTMTKHKCTKSMVEQGSNECNLNTFQE from the coding sequence atgtcgTCCATGGGATGCTTTGGAAATCAGCAAGCATCATCTGATACCCTCCACATGAACACATCTCATAggcaaacacagaaacacagcaagGAGAGAACTCACTATTGCttagagtgtggaaagagttttattCAACAGTCTCATctcaaaatacaccagcgcTTTCACACTGGAGAAAGGCCTTATCACTGCTCAGTTTGTGGAAAGAATTTTACCGTACAGAGTCATCTCCAACAACACCaccgcattcacacaggagagaagccgtattactgcttagagtgtggaaagagttttaatcGTCAGAGTAATCTCCAAGAACACCAGCGTATTCACGCAGGGGAGAAGCCGTATCAGTGCTTCGAGTGTGGAAAAAGTTTTAATCGTCAGAGTCATCTCcaaaaacaccagcgcattcacacaggagagaagccgtatcactgcttagagtgtggaaagagttttagtcatcagagtcatctcaaacaacaccagcgcattcacacaggagagaagccgtatcactgttcggtgtgtgggaagagttttaatcaacAAGGTCATCTCCAGGAacatcagcgcattcacacaggagagaagccgtattactgctcagagtgtgggaagagttttaatcgtCAAAGTAGTTTTCAagaacaccagcgcattcacacaggagagaagccatattactgctcagagtgtgggaagagtttcagGCATTCAAAAACTATGACAAAACACAAGTGTACTAAGAGCATGGTGGAACAGGGCAGTAATGAGTGTAACCTTAACACATTCCAGGAGTAA
- the LOC108414295 gene encoding histone H2B produces the protein MPEPAKSAPKKGSKKAVTKTAGKGGKKRRKSRKESYAIYVYKVLKQVHPDTGISSKAMGIMNSFVNDIFERIAGESSRLAHYNKRSTITSREIQTAVRLLLPGELAKHAVSEGTKAVTKYTSSK, from the coding sequence ATGCCTGAACCAGCGAAGTCCGCCCCGAAGAAGGGATCCAAGAAAGCCGTGACCAAGACAGCCGGCAAAGGAGGGAAGAAGCGCAGAAAGTCCAGGAAAGAGAGCTATGCTATCTACGTGTACAAGGTACTGAAACAGGTCCATCCCGACACCGGCATTTCCTCCAAAGCGATGGGCATCATGAACTCCTTCGTGAACGATATATTCGAGCGCATCGCCGGTGAGTCGTCCCGTTTGGCTCATTACAACAAGCGCTCCACCATCACTTCCAGGGAGATCCAGACCGCCGTGCGTCTGCTTCTACCCGGTGAACTGGCCAAGCACGCCGTGTCAGAGGGCACTAAGGCCGTCACCAAGTACACCAGCTCCAAATAA
- the LOC108414231 gene encoding histone H1-like, producing MAETATAPAAAPAKAPKKKRAAPPKKAGPSVGELIVKAVSQSKERTGVSLAALKKSLAAGGYDVEKNKSRVKIAVKSLVTKGTLVQTKGTGASGSFKLNKKQAEPKKKVAKKAAPKAKKAAAKKPAAAKKPKKVAAKKPAAAKKSPKKAKKPAAAKKVAKSPKKAKKPAAPKKAAKSPKKAKAVKPKAAKPKAAKKAAPKKK from the coding sequence ATGGCAGAAACCGCTACCGCTCCAGCCGCCGCGCCGGCCAAAGCTCCCAAGAAGAAACGCGCCGCTCCACCCAAAAAAGCCGGCCCCAGCGTCGGCGAGCTCATCGTCAAGGCCGTTTCTCAATCTAAGGAGAGAACCGGCGTGTCTCTCGCCGCCCTCAAGAAATCCCTGGCTGCTGGCGGGTACGACGTGGAGAAGAACAAGTCTCGCGTCAAGATCGCCGTCAAGAGCCTCGTGACGAAGGGCACTCTGGTGCAGACCAAAGGCACCGGCGCCTCAGGCTCCTTCAAGCTCAACAAAAAACAAGCTGAGCCCAAGAAGAAGGTGGCAAAGAAAGCGGCGCCAAAAGCCAAGAAGGCGGCCGCTAAAAAGCCCGCTGCTGCTAAGAAGCCCAAGAAGGTAGCAGCGAAGAAGCCCGCGGCCGCTAAGAAATCGCCGAAGAAAGCCAAGAAGCCGGCAGCAGCCAAGAAAGTCGCCAAATCTCCTAAGAAAGCTAAGAAGCCCGCGGCCCCGAAGAAGGCGGCCAAGAGCCCGAAGAAAGCGAAGGCGGTCAAACCCAAAGCAGCCAAGCCCAAGGCAGCGAAAAAGGCCGCCCCGAAGAAGAAGTAA
- the LOC108414267 gene encoding histone H2A, with product MSGRGKTGGKARAKAKTRSSRAGLQFPVGRVHRLLRKGNYAERVGAGAPVYLAAVLEYLTAEILELAGNAARDNKKTRIIPRHLQLAVRNDEELNKLLGGVTIAQGGVLPNIQAVLLPKKTEKAVKSK from the coding sequence ATGAGTGGAAGAGGTAAGACAGGCGGTAAAGCTCGGGCGAAGGCCAAGACTCGGTCCTCTCGCGCTGGGCTGCAGTTCCCCGTGGGCCGCGTACACAGACTTCTGCGTAAAGGTAATTATGCTGAGCGCGTTGGCGCCGGCGCTCCTGTTTACTTGGCCGCCGTGCTGGAGTATCTGACCGCTGAGATCCTCGAGTTGGCCGGTAACGCCGCTCGCGACAACAAGAAGACCCGTATTATCCCTCGTCACCTGCAGTTGGCCGTTCGTAACGACGAGGAGCTCAACAAACTGCTCGGAGGAGTCACCATCGCACAAGGTGGCGTTCTGCCCAACATTCAGGCCGTCCTGTTGCCCAAAAAGACCGAGAAGGCGGTCAAGAGCAAATAA
- the LOC108412185 gene encoding histone H3-like — MARTKQTARKSTGGKAPRKQLATKAARKSAPATGGVKKPHRYRPGTVALREIRRYQKSTELLIRKLPFQRLVREIAQDFKTDLRFQSSAVMALQEASEAYLVGLFEDTNLCAIHAKRVTIMPKDIQLARRIRGEHA, encoded by the coding sequence ATGGCAAGAACCAAGCAAACCGCCCGTAAGTCCACTGGTGGTAAAGCCCCGAGGAAGCAGCTGGCTACCAAGGCTGCTCGTAAGAGCGCCCCGGCTACCGGCGGTGTGAAGAAGCCTCACCGTTACAGGCCTGGCACTGTGGCTCTGAGGGAGATTCGCCGATATCAGAAGTCCACAGAGTTACTAATCCGCAAGCTTCCCTTCCAACGCCTGGTGCGTGAGATCGCTCAGGACTTCAAGACTGATCTCCGCTTCCAGAGCTCTGCCGTCATGGCCCTGCAGGAGGCTAGTGAGGCGTACTTGGTGGGTCTGTTCGAGGACACGAACCTGTGCGCCATCCACGCCAAGCGTGTCACCATCATGCCCAAGGACATCCAGTTGGCCCGCCGTATTCGCGGAGAGCACGCTTAA